The Candidatus Dormiibacterota bacterium region CTCTGCGCCGCCCGCCGTCCCGAGCTGGTGCTCAGCGTCGCCACCGTCGCCACCCACGTGCGCAGCGACCCGGTCACGGTGGGCACGCTGCGGCGGATGGGTGCGCCCGGCGGCTGGGACGAGGCGCTGCGCCGCAACCTCCGTCGGGTGCACGGGGCCGACTGGGAGGAGGTGGCGGGCGCCTGGCACCGGCTCTGGACCGCCTCGGAGTGGGCGGAGCGGTGGACCATCGAGGCCGAGCTCGCCGCCATCCGCTGCCCGCTCCTGGCCTGCCAGGACCGCAGCGACGCGCTGGCGCCGCCGCTCCACGCCGAGGCGATCGCCGCCGCCCGGCCCGGCGCCCGGCTGTCGTGGTGGGACTCGGGCGGCCACGACCCCCACCGCACCGACCGCCGCCGCTTCACCGCCGAGCTCGAGGCGCTCTGGGAGCAGGCCGAGACCGGAGAGTAGAGTTGCGGCGTCACCGGATCGGAGAGGAGCGAGGATGACGACCGCGAGCGCGACCACCGGCAGCACCGTTCCGGCGACCCTGCCGGACCGGCTCAACGCCTGCGAGTGGCTGCTCGACCGGAGGCTCGCCGCCGGCGACGGAGACCGGGTCGCGGTCCGGTGCCGCGGCCGCGACCACACCTATGCGGAGCTGACCGCCGAGGCGGCCGCCGTCGCCGCGGCGCTGCGCCACAGCGGGGTGCGGCCCGAGGAGCGGGTGCTGCTGGTGATGGTCGACGGCCCCGAGATGGTCGCCGCCTTCTGCGGGGCGATGCGGATGGGGGCGGTGCCGGTGCCGCTGTCGACGATGTCGACGCCCGCCGACCTCGGCTTCCTCGCCGCCGACTCGCGGGCCCGCCTGGCGGTGGTGTCCGAGCCGTTCCTCGAGGGCGGCCGGGCGATGGCCGCGGGCGGCGGCGGGCTCGCCGACCTGGTGGTGTGCGGCGGCGATCCCGGGCCGGTCACGGGCGCCGCGCGGGTGCACCGCTGGGACGACTGGCTGGCGGCGGGCGCCGGCGCCGATGGCGCGCCGCTGGCG contains the following coding sequences:
- a CDS encoding alpha/beta hydrolase, translated to MEIHVEEHPGRAPATVWLHHGVGTAAAWNPFLPAAAGGRRAIAYDRRGFGASGRDREFGDRLFDEDAADLAAVLLDRGAAPAHLVGHSDGGTIALLCAARRPELVLSVATVATHVRSDPVTVGTLRRMGAPGGWDEALRRNLRRVHGADWEEVAGAWHRLWTASEWAERWTIEAELAAIRCPLLACQDRSDALAPPLHAEAIAAARPGARLSWWDSGGHDPHRTDRRRFTAELEALWEQAETGE